The proteins below come from a single Euleptes europaea isolate rEulEur1 chromosome 5, rEulEur1.hap1, whole genome shotgun sequence genomic window:
- the TM4SF18 gene encoding transmembrane 4 L6 family member 18, which produces MGLQKCGGCLSCLLIPLALWSIVINVLLYFPDGKTWHASGSNLNNYVWYFEGICFSGIMMLLLAALLIALDREIFPRCCQSESCTKTYRSVVSVVLSLLGIAFSGYSLIISTLGLVQGPYCKTPAGWEYIFKDTVGSYLVDHTAWSECSEPAYVVEWNVILFSILIALSGLQMLICFLKVIAELKRILCGTYPVFNQSGLI; this is translated from the exons ATGGGGTTACAGAAGTGTGGGGGGTGTTTAAGCTGCCTTTTGATACCCCTCGCACTTTGGAGCATTGTGATAAACGTCCTGCTGTATTTTCCTGATGGGAAAACATGGCACGCCTCCGGCAGCAACCTCAACAACTATGTGTGGTATTTCGAAGGAATCTGTTTCTCTGGTATAATG ATGCTTCTGCTAGCAGCACTTTTGATCGCCTTGGACCGAGAAATCTTCCCTCGGTGCTGCCAGAGTGAGAGCTGCACCAAAACATACAGA AGTGTCGTATCAGTGGTGCTTTCGCTGCTTGGGATTGCTTTCTCTGGCTACAGCCTCATCATTTCTACGTTGGGCTTAGTGCAGGGACCATACTGCAAAACCCCAGCTGGCTGGGAATATATTTTCAAGGATACTGTGGGCAG CTACCTCGTGGATCACACTGCCTGGTCTGAATGCTCAGAACCAGCTTATGTCGTGGAATGGAACGTTATTTTGTTTTCTATTCTGATAGCTCTTAGTGGCCTTCAGATGTTGATTTGCTTTCTGAAGGTGATCGCAGAGTTAAAGAGGATACTGTGCGGAACTTATCCTGTATTTAATCAG TCTGGGCTCATCTGA